In a single window of the Leptospira sanjuanensis genome:
- a CDS encoding IspD/TarI family cytidylyltransferase, whose product MKSLFLSEKIYVLILAGGTGTRMGSEIPKQFLEFAGEPILVHTLKKFQTWGKQKRIVLVSHFESIPKTESICGPHLRDNDRIVEGGETRHASMLRGLAALEIQSEDVILIHDAARPFVLSKELDLLCDSVRENGIATLASRTSETVLEESNGRTASFLDREHIWFMKTPQGIRGDVLKELLSLSSDSTPTDLCSWALSGGKKSAIVESNPFNLKITRKEDLELAELYGGLFEKLG is encoded by the coding sequence ATGAAATCCCTGTTTCTCTCTGAGAAAATCTACGTTCTGATCTTAGCCGGAGGAACCGGCACTAGAATGGGTTCGGAGATTCCGAAGCAATTTTTGGAATTTGCAGGCGAACCCATTCTGGTTCACACTCTCAAAAAATTTCAGACCTGGGGGAAACAAAAACGAATCGTGTTGGTTTCCCATTTCGAATCCATTCCGAAAACGGAATCGATCTGCGGGCCGCACCTTCGAGACAACGATCGGATCGTGGAAGGCGGCGAAACAAGACACGCTTCCATGCTGAGGGGATTGGCCGCGCTTGAAATTCAAAGCGAGGACGTCATTTTGATTCACGACGCGGCGCGTCCGTTCGTTCTTTCGAAAGAATTGGATTTGTTATGCGACAGCGTTCGTGAGAACGGAATCGCGACTCTCGCTTCCCGAACCTCCGAAACCGTATTAGAAGAATCGAATGGACGAACCGCTTCCTTTTTGGATCGGGAACATATCTGGTTTATGAAAACCCCGCAAGGAATTCGAGGCGACGTGTTGAAGGAATTGTTGTCCTTGTCTTCCGATTCTACGCCGACCGATCTTTGTTCCTGGGCTTTGAGCGGCGGAAAAAAATCGGCCATCGTTGAATCGAACCCTTTCAATCTAAAAATCACACGCAAAGAAGATTTGGAACTTGCTGAGTTATACGGCGGTTTGTTCGAGAAGTTAGGTTAG
- a CDS encoding diaminopimelate decarboxylase, translated as MQSIEKLKFLTESQVRSIAQQFGTPVFVYSRERIEKSCDTALAFPNAFGLTVRYAMKANPNRTILEIMKRKGIQIDASSEYEAMRAIHYGFKPEQIMLTSQELAKNLKELVEKRMIFNACSLRQLEAFGKNFPGKEVSVRFNPGLGSGQTKKTDVGGKTSSFGVWHEDIDQVKELAKKYDLKIFKVHTHIGSGSDPAVWKTVAQVSLDIAAQFPECRILNLGGGFKVGRMEDEKTTDFQTIGKPVVELFQEFAKKHGTQLHMEIEPGSFMMVNNGAIITTVDDVVTTGPNGGYTFVKIDAGMDVNTRPSLYAARHPLVVVPREGAHSGKTADYVYVGHCCESGDLFTQAEGGGPITRTTGEASLGDYVVMEGAGAYCSSMSAKNYNSFPETAEVLVGLDGGFQLIRKRQNLEQIFQNEIPVSL; from the coding sequence CAACAATTCGGAACCCCGGTTTTTGTTTATTCCCGGGAAAGAATCGAAAAAAGTTGCGACACCGCTCTTGCGTTTCCGAACGCATTCGGCTTAACGGTTCGTTACGCGATGAAGGCAAATCCGAATCGAACCATTCTTGAAATCATGAAACGAAAAGGAATTCAGATCGACGCGAGTTCCGAATACGAAGCGATGCGGGCGATCCACTACGGATTCAAACCGGAACAAATCATGCTCACTTCTCAAGAGCTTGCGAAAAATCTGAAGGAACTCGTGGAAAAGAGAATGATCTTCAACGCTTGTTCTCTCCGTCAGTTGGAAGCGTTCGGAAAAAACTTTCCGGGCAAAGAAGTCAGCGTTCGTTTTAATCCGGGACTCGGTTCGGGACAAACGAAAAAGACGGACGTGGGAGGAAAAACTTCTTCCTTCGGAGTTTGGCACGAAGACATCGATCAGGTGAAAGAGCTCGCGAAAAAATACGATCTCAAGATCTTTAAGGTTCATACTCATATCGGATCGGGAAGCGATCCCGCGGTTTGGAAAACGGTCGCTCAGGTTTCTTTGGACATCGCGGCACAGTTTCCCGAGTGTAGAATTTTGAATCTCGGCGGAGGTTTCAAAGTGGGGAGAATGGAAGACGAAAAAACGACCGACTTCCAGACGATCGGCAAGCCGGTCGTCGAACTCTTTCAGGAATTCGCGAAGAAGCACGGAACCCAACTTCACATGGAAATCGAACCGGGTTCCTTTATGATGGTCAACAACGGAGCGATCATAACCACAGTGGACGACGTAGTAACCACCGGACCTAACGGCGGTTATACGTTCGTTAAGATCGATGCCGGAATGGACGTGAACACAAGACCTTCTTTGTATGCCGCAAGACATCCGTTAGTCGTCGTTCCCAGAGAAGGCGCGCATTCCGGAAAAACGGCGGACTACGTTTACGTGGGACATTGCTGCGAAAGCGGGGACTTGTTCACGCAGGCTGAGGGCGGCGGACCGATTACAAGAACGACCGGAGAAGCTTCATTAGGAGATTATGTTGTAATGGAAGGAGCGGGGGCGTATTGTTCCTCCATGTCCGCGAAGAACTACAACTCGTTTCCCGAAACGGCGGAGGTTCTTGTGGGACTCGACGGAGGTTTTCAGCTGATTCGGAAACGCCAAAATTTAGAACAAATCTTTCAGAATGAAATCCCTGTTTCTCTCTGA